The following are encoded in a window of Haliotis asinina isolate JCU_RB_2024 chromosome 14, JCU_Hal_asi_v2, whole genome shotgun sequence genomic DNA:
- the LOC137261580 gene encoding beta-2 adrenergic receptor-like, whose translation MATTEIASGTSPNGPDIDYRTVAIVFSLLQAIVMVVASFGNLMVIVAFVRYMNLRRATNKFIINLAISDLLTGLAMAYQIASFYVPDISRHLATCLLQFQTISVFTVSSQLSVTFCTIDRYIAITTPFKHNAIMSPRNTAIMISIPWVYGIVIGALPFLGVNNWTEGTACIYELVVTPAQLYLSVLTTWFQTIPCFIMYGIIFKVAWERKKRIRPTNRVLVHLIEVRSSVMMGIVTMAFTACWLPFSVTTFIQVIKFNPTVSFVGNCLVFVGVAHSIVNPFIYAWQKPEFRRACGRLLCPRSSAMRKEQPRVKTISQQSERSDIT comes from the coding sequence ATGGCGACTACGGAGATTGCAAGTGGAACGTCCCCCAACGGTCCAGACATTGACTATCGAACCGTTGCGATCGTGTTTTCATTGCTGCAGGCAATTGTGATGGTTGTTGCGTCCTTCGGCAACCTCATGGTTATCGTGGCATTCGTGCGCTACATGAACTTGCGGCGCGCTACCAACAAGTTCATCATCAACCTCGCAATTTCCGATCTTCTCACGGGTCTCGCCATGGCGTATCAGATCGCTTCGTTCTACGTTCCCGACATCAGCCGCCATCTTGCCACGTGTCTACTGCAGTTCCAGACGATCTCGGTGTTCACAGTCTCCTCTCAACTCAGCGTCACCTTCTGCACCATCGACCGCTACATCGCCATCACTACCCCGTTTAAACACAACGCCATCATGTCACCCCGCAATACTGCCATCATGATCAGCATCCCATGGGTGTATGGCATCGTCATTGGCGCCCTTCCCTTCCTCGGCGTCAACAACTGGACCGAAGGGACAGCCTGTATATACGAACTGGTGGTCACGCCCGCCCAACTGTACTTATCTGTCCTCACTACTTGGTTTCAGACTATACCATGCTTCATTATGTACGGGATCATATTCAAGGTAGCTTGGGAACGAAAGAAGCGGATTCGACCCACGAACAGAGTCCTGGTTCACCTGATCGAAGTTCGGTCCAGTGTCATGATGGGGATCGTCACCATGGCCTTCACAGCGTGCTGGCTGCCATTCAGCGTCACCACCTTCATACAGGTCATCAAATTCAACCCCACTGTTTCCTTCGTGGGAAACTGCCTGGTCTTCGTTGGGGTAGCACACAGCATTGTAAACCCGTTCATTTACGCGTGGCAGAAGCCGGAATTCCGTCGCGCATGTGGTCGTCTGCTGTGCCCTCGGTCGTCTGCTATGCGCAAGGAACAACCACGCGTGAAGACCATCAGTCAACAGTCCGAGAGGTCTGACATCACTTAG